The genomic segment CGACTTCGAGGTGTACCAGAACGGGTCGATCATGTTGTACGAGGCCGGGCCGAAGGTCTCGTGGTCGACCTCACCGGCGTCCAGCGGCCAGGGCTGGTTGACGCCGGGACCGCCCTGCGGGGTCTCCGCCTCGCCGTGGCCGTACCAGTGGCCGGCCGAGGACAGGTCGTAGGCGAGGCCCAGTTGCTCGGGGCTGCCGCCTTCGACGTCCCAGTCCAGCTGGTAGCGGTCCGCCTCGGGTGTGAGCCGGGCCTTGACGGTGGCGTCGTCGAGGGTGGTGTCGGTGGTGAGAGTGAGGACGCCGTCCTTCCACGTCCAGTCGGTGACCGCGGTGGCGTGCTCCCACTTCTCGTCGGAGCGGAAGCGGAGTCCTCCGGTGTCGCCGGACGCGGTGCCGAGCACGGTTTCGCCGGAGCGCTCGGTGGTCAGGGCGAGTTCGTCGGTGGTGATGTCGACGGTGTAGCCGGGGGCCTTTCCGGTGCGCGGCACGGACAGGGTGAGGCCGTTCGCGCTCTCGGTCACCTTCGGCCGGGCCGTGGCGTCTGCCCGCGCTGCGGCGTCTGCCCGTGCCGCTGTGGTGAAAGGTTCGGCGACGGGCGGGACGAGCGTCAGGGCTGAGGCGGCGACCAGTAATGTGCCGAGGCTGCGTGGTCTGAGCGGATGGGTGCGCACTCACGTCCTCCTGCGGGGCGGGGCATGGCGTGATGGAGCAGCACTGCAAGATCATGCGTATTTCTGTTCATGCTCTGGCGATAAACGTCAGCTGTCAACACTCTCCTTCATGATTCATCAGGAGCATCACGGGCCACTACCGGCCCTGGTGGCGGTTGGTTTCCCGGGTCAGCGCCCTGCCTCGGGAGGCCGCCGACCCGGGGAAAACGGCTGTAAATTCCGTGTGAACCGCGCCCGATCCGGCCGTTTCCGTTCCGGTGCTCGGGTCCGGTGCTCGGGTCCGGTGGCCGGGTCCGGGGGCCGGCGGTGGCGGCCAAGGGCCGCCGGATCCGGGCAGGGGTCAGGTCAGGATCACCGAGCGGGTCAGATGGCGGGGGTTGTCCGGGTCGAGCCCGCGCTTCCCGCCGAGGGCCGCGGCCAACCGCTGCACCACGATGAGGTCGGCCACCGGGTCGCGCCCGAGGGCGACCAACTGGCCGCCGGTGCGCGCGATTTCCTCCGCCAGACCACCGGGAACGGCCGTCGGGTCGCCGAACCACCAGGCCACCCGGCCCGGTCCGGTGATGCTGATCGGCCCGTGCCGGTACTCCATGACGGGGTACGCCTCCGTCCAGGCGCCGGCCGCCTCGCGCATCTTCAGGGCCGCTTCCTGGGCGATCCCGTACGCCCAGCCGCGCCCGAGAAAGGTGAACTGCTCGGCGTCGAGGAGCTCTTCGGGCAGTGGTTCGACCAGCGCCGAGGCGGCCTGTGCCGCCAGATGGCCGAGGTCCTCACCGAGCAGCGCGCGCAGCAGCACCAGTTCGGTGGTGGCGAACCGGGTCTGCACCACCGACGTCTCGTCGGCGAAGTCGAGCACGACGGCCGCGTCGGCGACGTCCATGACCGGGGTTTTCGGGTCCGCGGTGACCGCGACGGTCGGCGTCCGCCCGCGCAGTCGGCCGAGCAGTTCCAGTACCTCCGACGTGGTGCCGGACCGGGTCAGCGCGACCACCCGGTCGTAGGCCCGGCCGGCCGGCATCTCGGAGGCCGCGAAGGCGTCCGTCTCCCCGTGGCCCGCGGATTCCCGGAGCAGCGCATAGGCATGGGCCATGAACCAGGAGGTTCCGCAGCCCACGACGGCGACCCGCTCGCCGGGCCGGGGCATGGCCGTGCACGAGGGG from the Streptomyces sp. NBC_00310 genome contains:
- a CDS encoding SIS domain-containing protein, which gives rise to MSRTEIEIATQPECWRRAIELAGRPNDPSCTAMPRPGERVAVVGCGTSWFMAHAYALLRESAGHGETDAFAASEMPAGRAYDRVVALTRSGTTSEVLELLGRLRGRTPTVAVTADPKTPVMDVADAAVVLDFADETSVVQTRFATTELVLLRALLGEDLGHLAAQAASALVEPLPEELLDAEQFTFLGRGWAYGIAQEAALKMREAAGAWTEAYPVMEYRHGPISITGPGRVAWWFGDPTAVPGGLAEEIARTGGQLVALGRDPVADLIVVQRLAAALGGKRGLDPDNPRHLTRSVILT